From Solwaraspora sp. WMMD1047, the proteins below share one genomic window:
- a CDS encoding DUF5753 domain-containing protein: protein MAMSPSEYLARQLRRRRERLRLTQDEWGSRLHYTGQHVSAVELGKRPALPDYLEAVDREFGTDLVDYYLECVKDDPTPVWLLPWLDYEKRATALRSVEFAVVPGLLQTEHYARHLLASALLDDVEIEEWLAIRMGRQVAVLHRDRPPLCMFVIDQNALLRGPSEVMREQLQHIAKLSDQLRVSVQVVPDGTGLYLGQAGAFALASFHDGDDVGYVDDQLQGRAVVDPKSVASLNRKWDAVRAVALPRDLSRDLILKLVDEL from the coding sequence ATGGCCATGTCGCCGTCGGAGTACCTGGCCCGTCAGTTGCGCCGCCGCCGGGAACGGCTCCGGCTGACCCAGGACGAATGGGGTTCCCGGCTCCACTACACGGGCCAGCACGTCAGCGCGGTCGAGCTGGGGAAACGTCCGGCGCTGCCGGACTACCTGGAGGCCGTCGACCGGGAGTTCGGCACCGATCTCGTCGACTACTACCTGGAATGCGTCAAGGACGATCCGACCCCGGTCTGGCTGCTGCCCTGGCTCGACTACGAGAAGCGGGCCACCGCCCTGCGCTCGGTCGAATTCGCCGTAGTTCCCGGCCTACTCCAAACCGAGCACTACGCCCGCCATCTTCTGGCCAGCGCGCTGCTCGACGACGTGGAGATCGAAGAGTGGCTCGCTATTCGGATGGGCCGCCAGGTCGCCGTGCTGCACCGCGACCGCCCGCCGCTGTGCATGTTCGTCATCGACCAGAACGCGCTGCTCAGGGGACCGTCCGAAGTGATGCGCGAGCAGTTGCAACACATCGCCAAGCTGAGCGATCAACTGCGGGTCTCTGTGCAGGTGGTGCCAGACGGCACCGGGCTCTACCTCGGACAGGCTGGCGCATTCGCGTTGGCCAGCTTCCACGATGGGGACGATGTCGGCTATGTGGACGATCAGCTCCAAGGCCGGGCGGTCGTGGATCCGAAGAGCGTTGCCAGCCTGAACCGCAAGTGGGACGCTGTGAGAGCGGTCGCGCTGCCGCGCGACCTGTCCCGAGACCTCATTCTGAAGCTGGTGGACGAGCTATGA
- a CDS encoding DUF397 domain-containing protein, producing the protein MTVDLPRFRKSSRSQNGGNSCVEVADNVPGRVLIRDSKDRDGGTLTFEPAAWRAFVDLARTR; encoded by the coding sequence ATGACCGTCGATTTACCGAGGTTCCGCAAGTCGAGCCGGAGCCAGAACGGCGGCAACAGTTGTGTCGAGGTTGCCGACAATGTGCCGGGGCGGGTGCTGATTCGCGACTCGAAGGACCGGGACGGTGGCACGCTGACCTTCGAGCCGGCTGCCTGGCGGGCCTTCGTCGACCTCGCCAGGACCCGGTAA
- a CDS encoding ATP-binding cassette domain-containing protein → MGYVDVAGVGYTLPDGRQLFADVSFRVGEGKKIALVGPNGAGKTTLLRMVAGDLPTKVGGIARSGGLGVMRQFIGMIGDESTLADLVLSLAPPPVRAAGERLARAETALRAVEARGKFSTAAGKAQLAYADALAAWGEAGGYEAEVLFDTVSTIVLDLPWETSRERPVRTLSGGQQKRFALELLLRGSDEVLLLDEPDNFLDVPGKRWLEGRLRESVKSVLYVSHDRELLAQTADRVVTVEGGGAWVHPGGFASWHAARVARHDRLDEQRRRWDEEHQKLRELMLMYKQKAAYNSGMASRYQAAQTRLRKFEEAGPPPVPPPDQDIRMRLDGGRTGKRAVICEGLELENLTFPFDLEIWYGDRVAVLGANGTGKSHFLRLLARGGTDPDPAELPVDGLAALAPVKHGGTARLGARVRPGHFSQTHDRPELMDKTLVDVLWRGDDHRAGMDRHAAMKVLNRYELAGQGDQRFGTLSGGQQARFLVLLLELSGATLLLLDEPTDNLDLASAEALEQGLHAFQGTVIAVTHDRWFTRSFGRFVLFRGDGEVVETPEPVWDVG, encoded by the coding sequence GTGGGATACGTGGACGTGGCCGGGGTGGGGTACACCCTGCCGGACGGGCGGCAGCTCTTCGCCGACGTCTCGTTCCGGGTCGGCGAGGGCAAGAAGATCGCCCTGGTCGGGCCGAACGGGGCCGGCAAGACGACGCTGCTGCGGATGGTCGCCGGGGACCTGCCCACCAAGGTCGGCGGGATCGCCCGCTCCGGCGGCCTCGGCGTGATGCGCCAGTTCATCGGGATGATCGGCGACGAGTCGACGCTTGCCGACCTCGTACTCTCGCTGGCGCCGCCGCCGGTGCGGGCCGCCGGTGAACGACTCGCCCGGGCGGAGACGGCGCTGCGGGCGGTCGAGGCCCGTGGCAAGTTCAGCACCGCCGCCGGCAAGGCCCAACTGGCGTACGCGGACGCGCTCGCCGCCTGGGGTGAAGCCGGCGGGTACGAGGCGGAGGTCCTCTTCGACACCGTCTCGACGATCGTGCTCGACCTGCCCTGGGAGACCAGCCGGGAACGGCCGGTGCGCACCCTCTCCGGCGGGCAGCAGAAACGGTTCGCCCTGGAGTTGCTGCTGCGCGGCAGCGACGAGGTGCTGCTGCTCGACGAACCCGACAACTTCCTCGACGTGCCCGGCAAACGGTGGCTGGAGGGGCGGCTGCGCGAATCGGTGAAGTCCGTCCTCTACGTCTCGCACGACCGTGAGCTGCTGGCCCAGACCGCCGACCGGGTGGTGACCGTCGAGGGCGGCGGCGCCTGGGTGCACCCGGGCGGATTCGCCAGCTGGCACGCGGCCCGGGTGGCCCGGCACGACCGGCTCGACGAGCAGCGGCGCCGCTGGGACGAGGAGCACCAGAAACTGCGCGAGCTGATGCTGATGTACAAGCAGAAGGCGGCGTACAACTCGGGGATGGCCTCCCGCTACCAGGCCGCGCAGACCCGACTGCGCAAGTTCGAGGAGGCCGGGCCGCCGCCGGTGCCGCCGCCCGACCAGGACATCCGGATGCGGCTCGACGGCGGCCGGACCGGCAAACGGGCGGTGATCTGCGAAGGACTGGAGCTGGAGAACCTGACGTTCCCGTTCGACCTGGAGATCTGGTACGGCGACCGGGTGGCGGTGCTCGGCGCCAACGGCACCGGCAAGTCGCACTTTCTGCGGCTGCTGGCCCGGGGCGGCACCGACCCCGACCCGGCCGAGCTGCCGGTCGACGGGCTGGCCGCGCTCGCCCCGGTGAAGCACGGTGGCACCGCCCGGCTCGGCGCCCGGGTCCGGCCCGGCCACTTCTCACAGACCCACGACCGGCCCGAACTGATGGACAAGACCCTCGTCGACGTGCTCTGGCGGGGCGACGACCACCGGGCCGGGATGGACCGGCACGCGGCCATGAAGGTGCTCAACCGGTACGAGCTGGCCGGCCAGGGCGACCAGCGGTTCGGCACCCTCTCCGGCGGGCAGCAGGCCCGGTTCCTGGTGCTGCTGCTGGAACTCTCCGGCGCCACCCTGCTGCTGCTCGACGAGCCCACCGACAACCTCGACCTGGCCTCGGCCGAAGCCCTCGAACAGGGGCTGCACGCCTTCCAGGGCACGGTGATCGCGGTCACCCACGACCGCTGGTTCACCCGGTCGTTCGGCCGGTTCGTCCTGTTCCGCGGCGACGGCGAGGTGGTCGAGACCCCGGAACCGGTCTGGGACGTCGGCTGA
- a CDS encoding lysylphosphatidylglycerol synthase domain-containing protein, with translation MSKSAKSIVRRVAEIVITAAFVGFIVWSVAGRWSEVTGVIGDLSVPALALSGVAALAAIWCSFLSWRAILADFGSQVPVRGGMKIFFVGQLGKYLPGKVWPIVTQARLGKAYQVPGRSSAAAVLLTMAITLGTGLLLTAVTLPVLGGRALDQYWWVLLALPLAAVALWPPVLNRALGYAMKLARREPMPRPLTLGGIGRSVGWAVATWLCYGVHLWALLLDLGGSGGDLLLRSIGAFAGSWAIGFLLSVAPAGLGPREAALTVLLGATVSEPAALVAVVVSRLLMTVADLVWPAVAVLAERRRQRRAADTAEEPANHPDPAATAETSQTPASA, from the coding sequence GTGTCCAAGTCCGCCAAGTCGATCGTCCGCCGGGTCGCCGAGATCGTCATCACCGCCGCGTTCGTCGGCTTCATCGTCTGGTCCGTGGCCGGCCGCTGGTCGGAGGTCACCGGGGTCATCGGCGACCTGTCCGTCCCGGCGCTGGCGCTGTCGGGGGTGGCCGCGCTCGCCGCGATCTGGTGCAGCTTCCTGAGCTGGCGGGCGATCCTGGCCGACTTCGGCAGCCAGGTGCCGGTCCGGGGCGGGATGAAGATCTTCTTCGTCGGGCAGCTCGGCAAGTACCTGCCCGGCAAGGTGTGGCCGATCGTCACCCAGGCCCGGCTCGGCAAGGCTTACCAGGTGCCGGGGCGGTCGTCGGCCGCCGCCGTGCTGCTGACCATGGCGATCACCCTCGGCACCGGGCTGCTGCTGACCGCCGTCACACTGCCGGTGCTCGGCGGCCGGGCCCTCGACCAGTACTGGTGGGTCCTGCTGGCGCTGCCGCTGGCCGCCGTCGCGCTCTGGCCGCCGGTGCTCAACCGCGCCCTCGGGTACGCGATGAAGCTGGCCCGACGCGAGCCGATGCCCCGACCGCTGACCCTGGGCGGGATCGGGCGGTCGGTCGGCTGGGCGGTGGCGACCTGGCTCTGCTACGGCGTACACCTGTGGGCCTTGCTTTTGGATCTCGGGGGGAGTGGCGGAGACCTGTTGCTGCGGTCGATCGGGGCGTTCGCCGGGTCGTGGGCGATCGGGTTCCTGCTCTCGGTCGCGCCGGCCGGGCTCGGCCCCCGGGAGGCGGCGCTGACCGTGCTGCTCGGCGCCACCGTCAGCGAGCCCGCCGCGCTCGTCGCGGTGGTGGTGTCCCGGCTGCTGATGACCGTCGCCGACCTGGTCTGGCCGGCGGTCGCCGTGCTCGCCGAACGCCGCCGCCAACGCCGCGCGGCCGACACCGCCGAGGAACCGGCAAACCATCCCGATCCCGCCGCCACGGCAGAGACCTCGCAGACCCCCGCCTCAGCCTGA